One Physeter macrocephalus isolate SW-GA chromosome 7, ASM283717v5, whole genome shotgun sequence genomic window, AAGGAAACAAACTTTCCTGCTGTACCAACTGCAACACGGTGACTATAGAGAACTCTACTGTTGCACATAACCAAGAAAACATGCATTTTTATAAGGTTCAAGTACCGTTTCTAACTGCACAAATGTGCATGTATTATATGCATTCAGGGTGGCGGTTGGATCCTGCTACCAGCTCCCAGCAAGACTGCTGATCcctggcttttcttccttttgccctAATCTTGGCTGCCCAGTGCCCAACTCTGCAGACGTGTCTCAGCTTCCGCACCGCAGTTCTCCATCCTCAACCCCAGGCTTCCGACGGAGTTGACCTGCCGCGGATATAAAACGGCCTGAGAGTCTCGGGAACCCCCGGTCTGTGGAGCGCCAGCCCGGGCTGCCCCTGCGCTCGCGGCTCCTGCTGGCATCTCTGCGACATGAGCCTGACAGCGTGCACCCGCGGCCCCGGCCCGCGGCCCAGCCCCGGGCTGCTGCTCCTGCTAGCCGTCGCTCTCGCCCAGGGTGAGAGCTGAAGGAAGCAGGGACTGGGGGAGGTCGGGGGCGGCGGGGAGCGAGTGCGGGAACCCCCAGGGCTGGGGCGGAGTCTGCACCCGTCTCGGTTCCCAGCTGTGATTGACCGAGCGCGGCTAAGAGTGCAGGCGCTGTGCCAGGTACTGCCCGGTGCGCTCTACCACCTGGACAATAAGACACTTTCTGAGGGAGGTCTGGTTTGTGGAGGAGGAAGTGAAGGTCAGACGCCGCGCCACGAGATCCCTAAGGTACCTCTGGCTATTCACAGAGTCGTCACTCCCCACTGTCCCCGCCCCATCCGCAGCGGACTCTGAAGGTGGAGCTGGAGACCTGCGCTGCGTGTGTGTGAGGACCACCTCTGCGGTCCATCCCCGGAGCATCTCCAGCCTGGAGGTGATCGGGGCTGGACTCCACTGCCCCAGCCCCCAAATGATGTGAGTCCTTGCACTCGCTTCTTTCGTGCCCACCCGCTTCTCCTCTCCCCTTCGCTACCGCCCCTCTCCACCCGCCTCCCGCCAGCCTGATCCCAAATTCAAACCCAAGGGCTGAAAGGCGCGCCTCTTCTTTCCCTGGCAGAGCTACGCTGAAGGACGGGAGGAAAATTTGCCTGGACCCCCAGAATCCTctgtataagaaaataatcaagaaacTTTTGAAGAGTTAGCTCTTAAATCTGTACTTTTGAAGAGTCGGCTGCCTAAATCTGTACTTTTGCTACAtaaagtgtttcttcttttttttttttttcgttttcaATCTAACTGTGGAAAAATCATCTGATGATTTTATTATCCTGGAAATtctacataaa contains:
- the LOC102980818 gene encoding platelet factor 4 isoform X1, yielding MSLTACTRGPGPRPSPGLLLLLAVALAQESSLPTVPAPSAADSEGGAGDLRCVCVRTTSAVHPRSISSLEVIGAGLHCPSPQMIATLKDGRKICLDPQNPLYKKIIKKLLKS
- the LOC102980818 gene encoding platelet factor 4 isoform X2, encoding MSLTACTRGPGPRPSPGLLLLLAVALAQADSEGGAGDLRCVCVRTTSAVHPRSISSLEVIGAGLHCPSPQMIATLKDGRKICLDPQNPLYKKIIKKLLKS